In the genome of Actinomycetes bacterium, one region contains:
- a CDS encoding sugar phosphate isomerase/epimerase, whose protein sequence is MKIALDPYMLRTVPLAELPAMVAELGYEHIELSPREDFIPFFVHPRADRATIDSFKKALAAARVSVSSVLPLYKWSGPDEDERQAAV, encoded by the coding sequence ATGCTGCGGACCGTCCCGCTGGCCGAGCTGCCAGCAATGGTGGCCGAGCTCGGCTACGAGCACATCGAGCTGTCACCGCGGGAGGACTTCATCCCGTTCTTCGTCCACCCGCGGGCCGACAGGGCCACCATCGACAGCTTCAAGAAGGCGCTGGCCGCCGCCCGGGTCTCGGTCTCGTCGGTGCTGCCGCTGTACAAGTGGTCCGGCCCGGACGAGGACGAGCGCCAGGCGGCCGT